In the Persephonella hydrogeniphila genome, one interval contains:
- a CDS encoding flagellar brake protein, giving the protein MEDKVAALRSFRAATDTEITELLIIIFIILFFILTFLVILNFRKALKQKFLKKLFMKTVKERGLSEVEGDILWKYSNKLGRDPFLSLEVKASFEKVIDLYVQEDPEYNEKMIQNMRKKLGFDHIPSFIPLTTTKDIELFQRGRITVQNKVYDASLYDKDEKYMYWALFDISSLPNIKGETVKIQFLRRDDAIYLLEGTVVDTFSENGRVILKIPHHSEMKRIQRRQYARIEVDFPVSIRKISEDKWITLDAKDISAGGIKVCTHLSRTGRLNISIGTELLLNFRLDGKDMNLKGVVVNITERKTTVCYGIKFVNINSKDETFIMNYVKKEQQKLKKLVKNRFG; this is encoded by the coding sequence TTGGAAGATAAAGTAGCCGCATTACGATCTTTTAGAGCCGCAACAGATACAGAAATAACAGAACTTCTTATAATAATCTTTATTATTTTATTTTTCATCCTGACATTCCTTGTAATTCTCAACTTCCGCAAGGCACTAAAGCAAAAATTCCTAAAGAAACTTTTTATGAAAACCGTAAAAGAAAGGGGACTTTCAGAGGTAGAAGGAGATATTTTGTGGAAATACTCAAACAAATTAGGAAGAGACCCTTTCCTTTCTCTTGAAGTAAAGGCCTCCTTTGAAAAAGTTATAGATCTGTATGTTCAGGAAGACCCTGAGTACAATGAAAAAATGATACAGAATATGAGGAAAAAATTAGGGTTTGATCATATCCCATCTTTCATCCCCCTTACAACTACAAAAGATATAGAGCTGTTCCAGAGGGGAAGAATAACAGTACAGAACAAAGTTTACGATGCTTCACTGTACGATAAAGATGAAAAATACATGTACTGGGCTTTGTTTGACATTTCTTCTCTCCCCAATATAAAAGGAGAAACAGTAAAGATACAATTTTTAAGGAGAGATGATGCTATATATCTTCTTGAGGGGACGGTAGTTGATACTTTCTCAGAAAATGGAAGAGTAATACTTAAAATCCCACATCACTCAGAGATGAAAAGAATTCAAAGAAGACAGTATGCAAGAATAGAAGTAGATTTTCCTGTAAGCATAAGAAAAATCTCAGAAGATAAATGGATCACTTTAGATGCAAAAGATATAAGTGCCGGAGGGATAAAAGTCTGTACGCATCTATCCCGTACAGGAAGACTTAATATCTCTATCGGAACAGAACTGCTGTTGAACTTTCGGTTAGACGGAAAAGATATGAATCTAAAAGGTGTTGTCGTTAATATAACAGAAAGGAAAACAACAGTCTGCTACGGCATTAAATTTGTAAATATAAACTCGAAAGACGAAACATTTATTATGAACTATGTAAAAAAAGAACAACAGAAACTAAAAAAATTAGTAAAGAACAGATTCGGATAA
- a CDS encoding tetratricopeptide repeat protein, with amino-acid sequence MGRLNRTTKILLALLVVSLLIFAGIHILQEKEIYELSKEMEKEGEKYYQKKEYKKAKLFFDRALKRYEDLIVLKILKKDEIEKLRNRLKTDPILQKVAKGYIYYNGKWVNEKELEKLLKEKRRLKQKIDVYLKTAKFFGSIEDIENNITIYQDALEEIQKSPFSNDPDFQKLKAKLISKIVFLSEEAAKKYKKQGNLKKTAYHLETVLKYKDDPQIKQELFNAYIQMYNDFITTGDYLKALSVLLKAKKLGINKKEILSKIEYVLSRIDLEEIQKEKIEDPYVYYVLAKKAYKRLDITDALSFIEKAIKLKPDFSEAKILYSRILLDLGELSKAEKVIKNLLQEHPDNTEVLILAGDLYSKEGELEKAVSYYEKAEKKADIKDKLFKVYKKLGLLYHERGQIEKAEKYLLKAVNIKDDPDVYKALGDIAYAKKELKKAENYYLNAIKIKPSYKKELSKKVGDIYLSIADRYKKEKKYRQAILFYKKAASYLGYNERIIKNIAESYEKLGDIKTALKYYKQLKSANLKKKEAKLYLSMAEKEYRKGNYFTALKYYKKAIQNDRSLNSKIKDKITSIYKKIGDRYFKQKNYENALRYYKNAIKTDKNLEKELKDKFFVIYLSLGKKAYSSGKYKTAFQYFEKAEKLNPKNKEILFYLGELYLKEENYKKALKYFEEYVKTGNENPEVLKKLAYINAKLGNMKRAYEYASKLLKIKKYEGFANYIAGAYYYYNEKNLDKALTHFLKAENYRYRKGELYYYMGKIYYDKGNFLRAVTYLTKAINSGYKNEKVYYLRALAYLKLKDYRKAINDLSMVVKYNPDNAKAYYLRGMLYYKHGNYVKGEYRKAIEDLEKAAAMGIKEAIVLLNEAKTKK; translated from the coding sequence GTGGGGAGACTGAACAGAACAACAAAGATACTTCTCGCTTTACTTGTAGTTTCTTTACTTATATTTGCCGGTATTCATATCCTTCAGGAAAAAGAAATTTACGAGTTATCCAAAGAGATGGAAAAAGAAGGAGAAAAGTACTATCAGAAAAAAGAGTATAAAAAAGCAAAGCTATTTTTTGATAGAGCTCTCAAAAGATACGAAGATCTGATCGTTCTAAAAATTTTGAAAAAAGACGAAATAGAAAAACTGAGAAACAGACTGAAAACAGACCCTATATTGCAAAAAGTTGCAAAAGGTTATATCTACTACAACGGAAAATGGGTTAATGAAAAAGAATTAGAAAAACTGTTAAAGGAAAAAAGAAGACTCAAACAGAAAATAGACGTTTACCTTAAAACAGCAAAGTTTTTTGGCTCTATAGAAGATATAGAAAACAACATAACAATATATCAAGATGCTCTGGAGGAAATCCAGAAAAGCCCATTTAGTAATGATCCAGACTTCCAAAAACTAAAAGCGAAACTTATAAGCAAAATTGTTTTCCTTTCTGAAGAAGCAGCCAAAAAGTATAAAAAACAGGGTAATCTTAAAAAAACCGCATATCATCTTGAAACAGTACTGAAATACAAAGATGATCCTCAGATAAAACAAGAATTATTTAACGCTTATATACAGATGTACAATGATTTTATAACCACAGGGGATTATCTAAAAGCTCTCTCAGTTTTGCTAAAAGCCAAAAAATTAGGTATAAACAAAAAAGAGATTTTATCTAAAATAGAGTATGTTCTATCAAGGATAGATCTGGAAGAGATACAGAAAGAAAAGATAGAAGACCCATACGTCTACTATGTACTTGCCAAAAAGGCATATAAAAGACTTGATATAACAGATGCCCTATCCTTTATCGAAAAAGCTATAAAGCTAAAACCTGATTTTTCAGAGGCCAAAATACTCTACAGCCGTATACTTCTTGATCTTGGAGAACTCTCAAAAGCAGAAAAAGTGATAAAAAATCTCCTGCAAGAACATCCTGATAACACAGAAGTTCTGATCCTTGCAGGAGATCTATACTCAAAAGAGGGGGAACTTGAAAAAGCAGTTTCCTATTACGAAAAAGCAGAGAAGAAAGCTGACATAAAAGACAAACTGTTTAAAGTGTACAAAAAACTCGGTTTGTTGTACCACGAAAGGGGACAGATAGAAAAGGCTGAAAAATACCTTTTAAAAGCTGTAAATATAAAAGACGATCCAGATGTGTACAAAGCTCTTGGAGATATTGCCTACGCAAAAAAAGAACTCAAAAAGGCAGAAAATTACTACCTGAATGCAATTAAAATAAAACCTTCTTACAAAAAAGAGCTTTCTAAAAAAGTTGGAGATATATATCTGTCAATTGCAGACAGATACAAAAAGGAGAAAAAATACAGACAGGCTATCTTATTCTACAAAAAAGCAGCAAGTTATCTTGGGTATAACGAAAGAATAATAAAAAATATAGCAGAGAGCTACGAAAAACTCGGAGATATAAAAACAGCATTAAAGTATTACAAACAACTAAAATCAGCGAATCTCAAAAAGAAAGAAGCAAAACTTTATCTAAGCATGGCAGAAAAAGAATACAGAAAAGGCAATTACTTTACTGCACTCAAATACTATAAAAAAGCTATCCAGAACGATAGGTCTCTAAACAGTAAAATTAAGGATAAAATCACATCTATCTATAAAAAAATAGGAGATAGATACTTTAAACAGAAAAACTATGAAAATGCACTTAGATACTACAAAAACGCAATAAAAACAGACAAAAACTTAGAAAAAGAACTAAAAGATAAATTTTTTGTCATATATCTTTCTTTAGGTAAAAAGGCATACAGTTCAGGAAAATATAAAACAGCCTTTCAGTACTTTGAAAAAGCAGAAAAACTAAACCCAAAAAACAAAGAAATACTATTTTACCTTGGGGAACTGTACCTCAAAGAAGAGAACTACAAGAAGGCATTAAAATACTTTGAAGAGTATGTTAAAACAGGGAATGAGAATCCAGAAGTCTTGAAAAAACTTGCCTATATAAATGCCAAATTAGGAAATATGAAAAGAGCATACGAGTACGCATCCAAGCTCCTGAAAATCAAAAAATATGAAGGGTTTGCAAACTATATAGCAGGAGCATATTACTACTATAATGAAAAAAACCTAGATAAAGCCCTTACGCACTTTTTGAAAGCAGAAAATTACAGGTACAGGAAAGGAGAACTTTACTACTATATGGGAAAAATATACTACGACAAAGGCAACTTTCTGAGAGCAGTCACCTACCTTACAAAAGCTATAAACTCAGGTTACAAAAATGAAAAAGTTTACTATCTCAGGGCTCTTGCATACCTGAAACTGAAAGACTACCGGAAAGCTATAAATGATCTTTCCATGGTAGTAAAATATAATCCAGATAATGCAAAGGCATACTATCTGAGAGGAATGCTGTACTACAAACACGGAAACTATGTAAAAGGCGAGTACAGAAAAGCCATCGAAGATCTGGAAAAAGCAGCAGCAATGGGTATAAAAGAAGCTATAGTCCTTTTAAACGAAGCCAAAACAAAAAAATAG
- a CDS encoding TIGR00730 family Rossman fold protein gives MEKYLINELKKEDAWRLFKIIGDFVDGFEVLPEFMPAVTFYGSARVKEGNKYYEAARELAKKLVAKGFSIITGGGPGIMEAGNRGAKEAGGRSVGLNITLPMEQVPNPYATVTLNFRYFFARKVMFNKYATAYVLFPGGYGTLDEMTETLVLIQTKKLKPFPVILYGSEYWNGLVQWIKDVLLPNGFISPEDFSLFQIVDDLDEIVEIIVNFYTQQYEYEI, from the coding sequence ATGGAAAAGTACCTGATTAATGAGCTAAAAAAAGAAGATGCATGGAGATTATTTAAGATAATAGGCGATTTTGTTGATGGTTTTGAAGTTTTACCTGAATTTATGCCAGCTGTTACTTTTTACGGCTCAGCAAGAGTAAAAGAAGGAAACAAATACTATGAAGCTGCAAGGGAACTGGCAAAGAAATTAGTTGCAAAAGGATTCTCCATAATAACAGGTGGGGGACCGGGAATTATGGAGGCAGGAAACAGGGGAGCAAAAGAAGCAGGAGGAAGATCAGTAGGTCTTAATATAACCCTCCCTATGGAGCAGGTGCCAAATCCTTATGCCACCGTAACACTGAACTTCAGATACTTTTTTGCAAGAAAAGTTATGTTCAACAAATATGCAACAGCATACGTTTTATTCCCGGGGGGATACGGAACACTTGATGAGATGACAGAAACTCTGGTTCTGATCCAGACAAAAAAGTTAAAGCCTTTTCCTGTAATCCTTTACGGAAGTGAATACTGGAACGGTCTTGTACAGTGGATCAAGGATGTATTACTTCCCAATGGATTTATATCCCCTGAAGATTTCAGCCTATTTCAGATAGTAGATGACCTTGATGAGATTGTAGAAATCATAGTCAACTTCTACACCCAACAATACGAATATGAAATTTGA
- a CDS encoding serine/threonine protein kinase: MKFDDIKDKIKDLQLVGKGWRGIVYKGIYNGKKVAFKVASKKEFIPNIKKESKVLKIVNKEGIGGKIVLEGDDFIAYEFIEGEPLIKVINRNNGKVIISQLLKQARILDKLGINKEEFHRPYKNVLIDKNLKVHLIDFERAKQGKNIQNVNQLIQFILTKGHEYLPEFNREKLIELAKKYKKEKTDENFRKILDFLGIKD; the protein is encoded by the coding sequence ATGAAATTTGATGATATAAAAGACAAAATAAAAGACCTCCAGCTAGTAGGAAAGGGATGGAGAGGCATAGTTTACAAAGGAATTTATAACGGAAAAAAAGTTGCTTTTAAAGTAGCTTCTAAAAAAGAGTTTATCCCAAATATAAAAAAAGAAAGTAAAGTTCTAAAAATTGTAAACAAAGAAGGAATAGGTGGAAAAATAGTATTGGAGGGAGATGATTTTATAGCATACGAGTTTATAGAAGGAGAACCACTTATAAAAGTAATAAACAGAAACAACGGGAAAGTAATAATATCTCAGCTTCTAAAACAGGCAAGAATATTAGATAAATTAGGCATAAATAAAGAAGAATTCCACAGACCATACAAAAATGTACTTATAGATAAAAATCTCAAAGTACATCTGATAGATTTTGAAAGGGCTAAACAGGGCAAAAACATACAGAATGTTAATCAACTTATCCAGTTTATTCTTACAAAGGGACATGAGTATCTACCGGAATTTAACAGGGAAAAACTGATAGAGCTTGCAAAAAAATACAAAAAAGAAAAAACCGACGAAAACTTCAGAAAAATATTAGATTTTCTTGGAATAAAAGACTGA
- a CDS encoding MFS transporter: MELIDKDFTVEEKKATLGLASIFSLRMLGLFLVLPVLSIYAHEFPGATSFLVGIAIGAYGLTQAFFQIPYGLLSDKIGRIPILIFSTIIFILGSLLAAYASLEQSIYLLIIGRFLQGMGAVSSVVIALIADLTREEIRTRAMATIGASIGMAFAFGMVLGPWIAAHFGLAGVFGFTALLALFSLPYIIWGIPRPKVIVHHDDAEFTGSYLGTVLKDKNLLKMDFGMFTLHMGLTAVFTSAPLILKQFMDVQDLWKVYLVMFLVGLTFMVPTTIIAEKKGLIKEVKILGILILIVSFGLFMEFESMFVPAIIAIIVYFTGFMILEPIMPSLMSRYAKPHVKGTASGVFNTAQFLGAFVGGAVGGYLLQFGHKQVFIFLGIITIIWLITVLTMEMPESVKAKRKK; this comes from the coding sequence ATGGAATTGATAGACAAAGATTTTACAGTAGAGGAAAAAAAAGCGACTCTTGGACTTGCATCAATCTTCTCACTGAGAATGTTAGGTCTTTTCCTTGTTTTACCTGTACTCAGTATATATGCTCATGAATTTCCCGGAGCTACATCTTTTCTTGTAGGTATCGCAATAGGTGCATACGGTCTAACACAGGCATTTTTTCAGATACCTTACGGACTTTTAAGCGACAAAATAGGCAGGATACCTATACTTATTTTCTCAACTATCATCTTTATACTTGGAAGCTTACTTGCTGCTTACGCATCCTTAGAACAGAGTATATACCTTCTTATTATAGGTAGATTTTTACAGGGAATGGGAGCGGTCTCCTCAGTAGTTATAGCTCTAATTGCAGATCTTACGAGAGAAGAGATAAGAACAAGAGCTATGGCAACAATTGGAGCCTCCATAGGAATGGCATTTGCGTTCGGTATGGTTCTCGGACCCTGGATTGCAGCTCACTTTGGACTTGCAGGAGTGTTCGGTTTTACAGCCCTACTTGCACTTTTTTCTCTGCCATACATAATATGGGGTATACCAAGACCTAAAGTCATAGTTCATCACGACGATGCTGAGTTTACAGGCTCATATCTAGGAACTGTTCTTAAAGATAAAAATCTTCTCAAAATGGATTTTGGAATGTTTACTTTACATATGGGACTTACAGCAGTATTTACATCGGCTCCCTTAATCCTAAAACAGTTTATGGATGTACAGGATTTATGGAAGGTATACCTCGTTATGTTCCTTGTAGGACTTACATTTATGGTTCCAACCACAATAATAGCAGAGAAAAAGGGACTTATAAAAGAAGTAAAAATTCTCGGAATACTTATACTTATCGTATCTTTCGGACTATTTATGGAATTTGAATCGATGTTTGTTCCGGCAATTATAGCAATAATTGTTTACTTCACAGGATTTATGATTTTAGAACCAATAATGCCCTCCCTTATGAGTAGATATGCAAAACCCCATGTAAAAGGAACAGCTTCTGGAGTTTTCAACACAGCACAGTTTCTTGGAGCTTTTGTAGGAGGTGCAGTTGGTGGATACCTTTTACAATTCGGACATAAACAGGTGTTCATATTTTTAGGCATAATAACTATTATCTGGCTTATCACTGTACTGACAATGGAAATGCCTGAAAGTGTAAAAGCAAAAAGAAAAAAATAG
- a CDS encoding CRISPR-associated endoribonuclease Cas6, with protein sequence MKIKTINQFYFLIKILETGIFKLSGHPKDILYKIGIGNRTSQGFGIVEVLG encoded by the coding sequence TTGAAGATAAAAACGATAAACCAGTTTTATTTTCTGATAAAAATTTTGGAAACAGGAATTTTTAAACTTTCAGGTCATCCAAAAGATATTTTATACAAAATAGGCATCGGAAATAGAACTAGTCAAGGCTTTGGAATAGTGGAGGTTTTAG